In Sphingobacteriaceae bacterium, the following proteins share a genomic window:
- a CDS encoding peptidase C45, with product MNKTPGRLLKITKRTFGILLVLVFIFVIYFISAIYQPLPKIAETSLQNTEVKVISPDFRTLGNNWLRKSESGLYEMYLEGDGFERGVVNGKLTKDLAEWQETVFIKQIRELVPSENYLNFLKYFVAYFNRNMPDHISKEYLDEIYGVSLSASDKYDRLAPKYYRILNYHSAHDIGHALQDKNMAVGCTSFGVWNNRTSDGKMLLGRNFDFFAGDDFAKNKIVCFTKPAKGYKFMYVTWAGFTGVVSGMNDKGLTVTINASKSDIPNSAATPISLLAKEILQYAKTIDEAYKIAQERKTFVSESILIGSSLDKSAALIEKTPSKIDLYTENGEELICSNHYRGGLFEKDAINNKNKIESSSLYRNFRMQQLLSRTKRFNPEEVAKVLRDQNGLNDRAIGLTNEKGINQLIAHHSIIFKPEEGLVWVSTTPYQLGKYICYDLTKVFNEAPGMSVSKEIQDSSKVIAADPFLSSNDYQKFLLFKRLKSYIQYCTKSAYDLKVADSFINAFVSSNPNSYFTYWIIGDYYTKEKNYAEANRYYQEALTKEVATQKEAAAIKDRLVSLEKKKS from the coding sequence ATGAACAAAACGCCGGGCAGGTTATTAAAGATCACTAAAAGGACATTTGGAATTCTTCTTGTACTCGTGTTTATTTTTGTGATCTATTTTATCAGCGCAATTTATCAACCCCTTCCTAAAATAGCAGAGACTTCTCTTCAAAACACAGAAGTAAAGGTTATCTCACCTGACTTTAGAACTCTTGGAAACAATTGGCTTCGCAAAAGCGAGTCTGGTTTGTACGAAATGTATCTTGAAGGGGATGGCTTTGAGCGCGGTGTTGTGAATGGTAAATTAACGAAAGATCTTGCTGAGTGGCAGGAAACAGTTTTTATTAAACAAATCAGGGAGCTGGTTCCATCTGAAAATTACCTCAACTTTTTAAAATATTTTGTTGCCTATTTTAACCGCAACATGCCAGATCATATTAGCAAAGAATATTTGGATGAAATTTACGGCGTGTCCTTAAGCGCGTCTGATAAATACGACCGCCTGGCTCCTAAATATTACAGAATCCTAAATTACCACAGTGCTCACGATATCGGTCATGCGCTGCAGGACAAAAACATGGCAGTGGGCTGCACCTCTTTTGGCGTTTGGAACAATAGAACCTCAGACGGAAAAATGCTCCTGGGGAGAAATTTCGATTTTTTTGCGGGAGATGATTTTGCGAAAAATAAAATTGTGTGTTTTACAAAACCTGCAAAAGGCTATAAATTTATGTATGTAACCTGGGCGGGTTTCACAGGAGTGGTATCCGGAATGAATGATAAAGGATTAACCGTAACTATTAACGCTTCTAAATCTGATATTCCGAATAGTGCCGCAACACCCATTTCTTTATTGGCAAAAGAAATTTTACAGTACGCCAAAACAATCGACGAAGCTTATAAAATTGCTCAGGAAAGAAAAACATTTGTATCGGAATCTATCCTGATTGGATCATCGCTTGATAAGAGCGCGGCACTTATTGAAAAAACACCTAGTAAGATCGATCTCTATACCGAAAATGGCGAAGAGCTTATTTGTTCGAATCATTATCGCGGAGGCTTGTTTGAGAAAGATGCTATTAATAACAAAAACAAAATAGAAAGCTCTTCGCTGTACAGAAATTTCCGAATGCAACAATTGTTGAGTAGAACAAAACGCTTTAACCCCGAAGAGGTTGCAAAGGTTTTGCGTGATCAAAATGGTTTGAATGATCGTGCTATAGGCTTAACAAATGAAAAAGGAATTAATCAACTTATAGCTCATCATTCCATTATTTTTAAACCGGAAGAAGGCCTTGTCTGGGTTTCTACAACTCCTTATCAGTTGGGAAAGTATATTTGTTACGATCTTACTAAAGTATTTAACGAAGCTCCAGGGATGTCTGTCAGTAAGGAAATACAAGACAGTTCTAAAGTCATTGCCGCCGATCCCTTCCTTAGTTCTAATGATTACCAGAAGTTTTTGCTTTTTAAGCGCTTAAAGTCTTACATCCAATATTGCACCAAAAGTGCTTACGATTTAAAAGTGGCAGACTCGTTTATTAACGCGTTTGTAAGTTCTAATCCAAACAGTTATTTCACTTACTGGATTATTGGAGATTATTATACGAAAGAAAAAAATTACGCAGAAGCAAATCGTTATTACCAGGAGGCTTTAACGAAAGAAGTAGCCACCCAGAAAGAAGCGGCTGCAATTAAAGACCGTCTTGTTTCACTTGAAAAGAAAAAATCGTAA
- a CDS encoding phenylacetate--CoA ligase, with the protein MAGTETTHTGLKDLLRYVAMRSPFYQKLFEKNKILIQDINTPEDLKNIPFTEKEDLQNFTNEFICVPKHKLIDYVTTSGTTGKPVTLALTDADLERLALNEYNSFKTAGIGEEDIIQLMTTVDRRFMAGLAYFLGARKLGAGIVRVGNGLPELQWDTISNIEPTVIICVPSFVLHLIAYAEANNIDYKKSSIKKIICIGEAIRNSDFTLNTLGKKITQKWDVSLYSTYASSEMATAFTECEAFRGGHLQSDLLISEIIDENGNPAKAGEAGELVITTLGVEGMPLIRFKTGDMCIAHTEICSCGRESLRLSPVLGRKKQMIKYKGTSLYPNAIYDILETIDQVKNYQVEVSTNSNGTDEIQIHLGVNEKTKIKEEDILNTFRAKLRVAPRLNFLSPEEVNQLLQPKNSRKPIKFIDRREHNTLL; encoded by the coding sequence ATGGCCGGAACAGAAACAACCCATACAGGTTTAAAAGATTTGTTACGTTATGTGGCCATGCGTTCACCTTTCTACCAAAAACTTTTCGAAAAAAATAAAATTCTTATTCAGGATATAAATACTCCCGAAGATCTGAAGAACATTCCCTTCACTGAAAAAGAAGATCTGCAGAACTTCACAAATGAATTTATTTGTGTTCCGAAACATAAGCTGATTGACTACGTTACAACCTCTGGAACCACCGGGAAGCCTGTTACATTAGCTCTTACAGATGCCGATCTGGAACGGCTCGCATTGAACGAATACAACTCTTTTAAGACGGCTGGTATTGGTGAAGAAGATATTATTCAACTAATGACCACCGTAGATCGTCGTTTTATGGCCGGCCTCGCCTATTTTTTGGGCGCCCGTAAATTGGGAGCGGGAATTGTGCGCGTGGGGAATGGTTTACCAGAGCTTCAATGGGACACTATCAGCAATATTGAACCAACAGTTATTATCTGTGTGCCTTCGTTTGTGCTGCATTTGATCGCTTATGCGGAAGCGAATAACATTGATTACAAAAAGTCTTCTATAAAAAAAATCATTTGCATAGGAGAAGCTATCCGTAATTCGGATTTTACACTGAATACTCTCGGAAAAAAAATTACGCAAAAATGGGATGTTTCACTTTACTCGACTTATGCTTCAAGCGAAATGGCAACAGCTTTTACAGAATGTGAAGCTTTTAGAGGCGGGCATTTGCAGAGTGATTTATTGATTTCAGAGATAATTGATGAAAACGGCAATCCTGCCAAAGCAGGTGAAGCTGGCGAGCTCGTAATTACTACATTAGGCGTGGAAGGAATGCCGCTGATCCGTTTTAAGACCGGAGACATGTGCATTGCTCATACTGAAATTTGCAGCTGTGGAAGAGAAAGCCTGAGATTGAGCCCGGTATTGGGACGAAAAAAGCAAATGATCAAATACAAGGGAACAAGTTTGTATCCCAATGCCATTTACGATATTTTAGAAACCATCGACCAGGTAAAAAATTACCAGGTTGAAGTGAGCACAAATAGCAATGGCACAGATGAGATACAAATTCACTTGGGCGTGAATGAAAAAACAAAAATTAAGGAAGAGGATATACTAAATACTTTTCGGGCCAAATTACGAGTAGCCCCCCGGTTGAATTTCTTAAGCCCAGAAGAAGTCAATCAACTACTTCAACCCAAGAACAGCAGAAAACCTATAAAATTTATTGACAGGAGAGAACACAACACATTACTATGA
- a CDS encoding beta-ketoacyl synthase has translation MRRVVITGMGIWSCLGDNLDEVKKSLYEGKSGVVYDAEREQWGYRSCLTGKVTTPQLKGVLDRRARVQLSQEAEYAYLSTVEALKNAKMDQEWIDKNEVGILFGNDSSAKAVMEAIDIVRVKKDTTLIGSGSIFQSMNCTVTMNLSTIFKLKGLNFTISAACASGSHSIGMAYLMIKWGLQNHIICGGAQEVNPFAFGSFDGLSAFSVNQSDPTKASRPFDKDRDGLVPSGGSATLILEDYESAVKRGAPILAEVVGYGFSSNGEHISNSSVDGQVRSLQMALKDANMTQADIDYINAHATSTPGGDTAEAIAIDTVFGESKPLVSSTKSMTGHECWMAGASEIVYSMLMMQNDFVAPNINFENPDEASAKLNIATKTVDKKITTFLSNSFGFGGTNSTLIIKKI, from the coding sequence ATGAGAAGAGTTGTAATTACTGGAATGGGAATTTGGTCGTGCCTTGGCGATAACCTCGACGAAGTGAAAAAATCTTTGTACGAAGGTAAATCGGGCGTGGTTTACGACGCTGAAAGAGAGCAGTGGGGCTACCGTTCTTGTTTAACCGGAAAGGTAACAACCCCTCAGTTAAAAGGTGTATTAGACCGTCGCGCCAGAGTGCAACTTTCACAGGAGGCTGAATACGCCTATCTTTCTACCGTTGAAGCATTGAAGAATGCCAAAATGGATCAAGAGTGGATTGATAAAAACGAAGTCGGCATTTTATTTGGTAACGACAGTTCTGCGAAAGCCGTAATGGAAGCCATTGATATTGTACGTGTAAAAAAGGATACTACACTCATTGGTTCAGGCTCTATATTTCAGTCGATGAATTGTACCGTGACAATGAACCTTTCTACAATTTTTAAATTAAAAGGTCTCAATTTTACTATCAGCGCTGCCTGCGCAAGTGGCTCCCACTCTATTGGCATGGCGTACCTGATGATTAAATGGGGGCTTCAAAATCATATTATTTGTGGCGGCGCGCAGGAGGTAAATCCTTTTGCTTTTGGAAGTTTCGACGGCTTAAGTGCCTTCTCTGTCAATCAAAGTGATCCTACAAAAGCTTCTCGTCCCTTCGACAAAGATCGTGACGGACTGGTGCCAAGCGGTGGTTCTGCTACTTTAATTTTAGAAGACTATGAATCTGCGGTAAAACGTGGCGCGCCTATTCTTGCTGAAGTTGTAGGTTATGGATTTTCTTCAAACGGAGAACATATTTCCAATTCAAGCGTTGATGGCCAGGTACGGTCTTTACAAATGGCTTTAAAAGACGCCAATATGACCCAGGCTGATATCGATTACATCAACGCTCACGCAACTTCTACCCCGGGCGGCGATACCGCTGAGGCAATTGCTATAGATACTGTATTTGGAGAAAGTAAACCTCTGGTAAGTTCAACAAAATCAATGACGGGTCATGAGTGCTGGATGGCGGGTGCCAGCGAGATAGTGTATTCTATGCTGATGATGCAAAACGACTTCGTAGCGCCGAATATTAACTTCGAAAATCCCGACGAGGCATCTGCTAAATTGAATATTGCCACTAAAACTGTTGATAAAAAGATAACTACTTTCCTCAGTAATTCTTTTGGATTTGGCGGAACAAATTCAACTTTGATAATTAAAAAAATATAA
- a CDS encoding SAM-dependent methyltransferase: MEFFTADTRNALEAKEYAQWIAFAPMVFQASRIMRDNGILQQIEKTRRIGITLEDLVEKVKLPTYTVRVLLEAGLGIGLVYISENKYFLTKTGYFILNDELTRVNLDFTNDVCYKGLAHLDKSLEKGKPEGLKELGDWKTLYEGLSTFPEPAKESWFKFDHYYSDNAFEQVLPHVLDHKPKRILDIGGNTGKWSIACANYSPDVKMTIMDLPGQTRMARENIASKGLSHRIDFHEADILKQDTVFPKDCDGIWMSQFLDCFSDAEIVSILTRCTAALADDGYVYILELFWDKQRFSASAFCLQMTSLYFTAMANGNSQMYDSKVFLNLIKQSGLEVVEQIDNIGVSHSLLKCKKIK, encoded by the coding sequence ATGGAATTTTTTACAGCAGACACCCGCAACGCTTTGGAGGCCAAAGAATATGCGCAATGGATCGCCTTTGCGCCCATGGTGTTTCAGGCAAGCCGCATCATGCGCGACAACGGAATACTTCAGCAAATCGAGAAAACCAGGAGAATTGGCATTACACTGGAGGATTTAGTTGAAAAAGTTAAATTACCAACTTACACTGTGAGAGTATTGCTCGAAGCGGGCCTGGGTATAGGTTTGGTGTATATCAGCGAAAACAAATATTTTCTGACAAAAACCGGTTATTTTATTTTAAATGACGAATTAACCCGTGTGAATCTTGATTTTACAAACGATGTGTGTTATAAAGGATTAGCACATCTTGATAAAAGTTTAGAAAAAGGTAAGCCGGAAGGTTTAAAGGAGTTGGGTGACTGGAAAACCCTTTACGAAGGACTTTCCACTTTTCCGGAACCTGCCAAAGAAAGCTGGTTTAAATTTGATCACTATTATTCTGATAATGCATTCGAACAGGTTTTACCTCATGTGCTCGACCATAAACCAAAACGTATTCTTGATATTGGTGGCAATACAGGAAAATGGTCTATAGCCTGTGCAAACTATTCACCCGATGTTAAAATGACCATCATGGATCTTCCCGGACAGACGAGGATGGCCCGCGAAAATATAGCCAGCAAAGGACTTTCACACCGTATAGATTTTCACGAAGCTGATATTCTTAAACAAGATACCGTGTTTCCAAAAGATTGCGACGGTATTTGGATGAGCCAGTTTCTGGATTGTTTTTCGGATGCGGAAATTGTTTCGATTTTAACGCGTTGCACCGCTGCACTGGCAGATGATGGTTATGTTTATATTCTCGAGCTATTTTGGGACAAACAGCGTTTTAGTGCCTCGGCATTTTGTTTGCAGATGACTTCGTTATATTTTACAGCCATGGCTAACGGTAACAGTCAAATGTACGACAGCAAAGTGTTTTTAAATTTAATTAAACAATCTGGGCTGGAAGTTGTTGAACAGATCGATAATATTGGCGTAAGTCATTCTTTATTAAAGTGTAAAAAAATAAAATAA
- a CDS encoding 3-oxoacyl-ACP reductase FabG: MTKFALVTGGSRGIGRAVCLTLAEMGYNILVNYQSNEEEANKTLALVKEKGVTGEIMKFDVSKLDQVTAVLDTWMQANKDKEIEVLVNNAGIRKDNLMMWMSDTEWHSVMDIAVDGFFYVTRLVIKNMLVKKHGRVINIVSLSGLKGLPGQTNYSASKAAVIGATKALSQEVGRRGITVNAVAPGFIKTEMTQDLNEKDFKSLIPMNRFGEVQEVADVVGWLASSKATYVTGQVISVNGGLYS, encoded by the coding sequence ATGACAAAATTTGCTTTGGTTACTGGAGGCTCGAGAGGTATTGGCAGAGCTGTTTGCCTTACTTTGGCCGAAATGGGCTATAATATTCTGGTAAACTACCAATCTAACGAGGAAGAGGCCAATAAAACTCTAGCCCTTGTAAAAGAAAAAGGAGTGACCGGAGAAATTATGAAATTTGATGTTTCAAAATTAGATCAGGTTACTGCAGTTTTAGATACATGGATGCAAGCCAATAAAGACAAAGAAATTGAAGTACTCGTAAACAACGCCGGTATCCGTAAAGATAACCTGATGATGTGGATGAGTGATACCGAATGGCACTCCGTAATGGATATAGCCGTAGATGGGTTCTTCTATGTAACACGACTGGTAATTAAGAACATGCTCGTTAAAAAACACGGTCGTGTAATCAATATTGTTTCTCTTTCAGGATTAAAAGGGTTGCCCGGACAGACTAATTATTCAGCTTCTAAAGCAGCTGTAATAGGCGCTACCAAAGCCCTCTCGCAGGAAGTTGGCCGTCGTGGCATTACTGTAAATGCTGTGGCTCCCGGTTTTATTAAAACAGAAATGACACAGGACCTGAACGAAAAAGATTTTAAATCATTGATACCAATGAACCGTTTTGGAGAAGTACAGGAAGTAGCCGACGTTGTAGGCTGGCTGGCTTCCTCTAAAGCGACGTATGTTACAGGACAGGTTATTTCTGTAAACGGAGGATTATATTCTTAG
- a CDS encoding acyl carrier protein gives MTKDLIISKVNEFLVDEFEVESAKIVPDANMRETLDLDSLDYVDLVVVIESNFGFKVVGEDFISIHTFQDFYDYCYEKVSQKDAA, from the coding sequence ATGACAAAAGATCTGATTATATCAAAAGTTAACGAGTTTTTAGTTGACGAATTCGAAGTAGAAAGCGCGAAAATAGTGCCAGATGCTAATATGCGCGAGACTTTAGATCTGGACAGCCTTGATTACGTTGATCTTGTTGTGGTGATTGAAAGTAATTTCGGTTTTAAAGTGGTGGGTGAAGATTTTATCAGCATCCATACTTTCCAGGATTTTTACGATTACTGTTACGAAAAAGTAAGTCAAAAAGACGCTGCTTAA
- a CDS encoding histidine ammonia-lyase codes for MVNLGGSKLTFNECYDILVHNKSIELNDNAMSHVYQSYFFLKEFIKDKLIYGVNTGFGPMAQYKISDKDQAQLQYNLIRSHCSGSGNPIEPINVKALMLARLSTLMRGYSGIHPDAVILLKELINRNIYPVIYEHGGLGASGDLVQLAHLALTLIGEGEVHYKGEIADTAEVFKKEGITALTVHIREGLALMNGTSAMCGIGLINLIHAKNLVKHSVAATSMIVEMVQSYDDHFSNELNSVKYHAGQNKIAKEMQDFLQDSKLIKKREKHLYHAPIKENILKDKVQEYYSIRCVPQILGPVHDTIAYAEEVIINEINSVNDNPIIDYENKNVFHGGNFHGDYAALEMDKLKIVMTKLSMLCERQLNFLLNDKLNGILPPFINLGTIGLNLGIQGVQFTATSTTAENQTLSFPMYVHSIPSNNDNQDIVSMGANAALITQKVINNSYEVIAIEFLALIQALDYLEFLPKISKKARNYYEELRVLVPTFKDDSIRYKEQKKIVTYLKSKI; via the coding sequence ATGGTAAACCTGGGTGGCAGTAAATTAACTTTTAATGAATGTTATGATATTCTTGTACATAACAAATCCATTGAATTGAATGATAACGCCATGTCGCATGTGTATCAAAGCTATTTCTTTTTAAAGGAATTTATAAAAGATAAACTGATTTACGGAGTTAACACAGGTTTTGGCCCGATGGCGCAGTATAAGATAAGCGACAAAGATCAGGCACAATTACAATACAACCTCATTCGCAGTCACTGTTCGGGTAGTGGCAATCCCATTGAACCTATAAATGTGAAAGCCCTTATGCTTGCCCGTTTAAGTACTTTAATGCGTGGTTATTCGGGCATTCATCCAGATGCTGTGATCTTATTAAAGGAGCTCATCAACCGCAATATTTATCCTGTTATTTATGAGCACGGTGGCTTGGGCGCGAGTGGTGACCTGGTTCAGTTGGCACATTTAGCGCTTACTCTTATTGGAGAAGGTGAAGTGCATTACAAAGGAGAAATTGCAGATACAGCAGAAGTTTTTAAAAAAGAAGGAATTACTGCACTTACTGTTCATATTCGCGAGGGATTAGCCCTAATGAATGGAACTTCAGCCATGTGTGGCATTGGATTGATCAATCTTATTCACGCAAAAAACCTGGTTAAGCATTCGGTTGCCGCTACCAGTATGATAGTAGAAATGGTTCAGTCTTATGACGATCACTTTTCAAATGAATTAAACTCCGTAAAATATCACGCGGGACAAAATAAAATAGCTAAAGAAATGCAGGACTTTCTGCAGGACAGTAAGCTTATTAAAAAACGCGAAAAGCATTTATACCACGCTCCTATTAAAGAAAACATTCTTAAAGATAAAGTTCAGGAATATTACTCTATTCGTTGTGTGCCGCAAATCTTAGGGCCGGTGCACGACACCATAGCTTACGCGGAAGAAGTTATTATAAACGAGATTAACTCCGTTAACGATAATCCCATCATTGATTACGAAAACAAAAACGTTTTTCACGGTGGTAATTTTCATGGAGATTACGCCGCGCTTGAAATGGATAAGCTGAAGATTGTTATGACCAAGCTTTCTATGCTTTGCGAACGTCAACTGAATTTTTTACTGAACGACAAACTGAACGGCATTTTACCGCCTTTTATAAATCTTGGTACAATTGGTTTAAACCTTGGAATTCAGGGTGTACAATTTACCGCCACCTCCACAACGGCAGAAAATCAAACTTTGAGTTTTCCAATGTATGTGCACAGCATTCCCAGTAATAACGATAACCAGGATATTGTGAGTATGGGTGCAAATGCCGCTTTAATCACTCAAAAAGTCATTAACAATTCTTACGAAGTTATTGCGATAGAATTTCTTGCCTTGATACAAGCTTTGGATTACCTGGAATTTTTACCGAAAATTTCAAAAAAAGCGCGTAATTATTACGAAGAGTTGCGTGTTTTAGTGCCAACATTTAAAGACGACAGCATTCGTTATAAAGAACAAAAGAAGATCGTTACCTATTTAAAAAGCAAAATTTAA
- a CDS encoding pyridine nucleotide-disulfide oxidoreductase, which translates to MQIEKVDVLVIGAGPAGCIASSMINKQGFKVKVVEKEKFPRFVIGESLLPRVMDHLDEAGLLEAVKKAGFQEKFGAKFVRGKEICDFNFTDQFSEGWNWTWQVPRSQFDQILSQTVASMGVDVEHETAVTKIEFHGTDSVTTVVDKEGKEKHIEAKYIVDASGYGRVIPRMFNLDKPSNFEPRKTHFTHFKDLKRPEGVDGNRITVVVHEPRTWIWIIPFSNGVTSVGFVADPEFYKDLPQDPTERMKAIIHKDDNTRERFSDAEMMFEPRSIEGYAISTKQLFGDGFVLCGNATEFLDPIFSSGVTFAMESGNKAGKLVCDFLNGKSVDWQTQYTDHMMQGINTFRSYVAAWYTGDLHDVFFSENPDPEFKKQICSVLAGYVWDLENPFVKKHDKAIASLAKIIRHRKVIN; encoded by the coding sequence ATGCAAATAGAAAAGGTGGATGTGTTAGTAATTGGTGCAGGCCCTGCGGGCTGCATAGCCAGTTCTATGATAAACAAACAAGGATTTAAAGTAAAGGTTGTGGAGAAAGAAAAATTTCCTCGCTTTGTTATCGGCGAAAGTTTACTGCCACGTGTGATGGATCACCTGGATGAAGCAGGATTGCTGGAAGCGGTAAAAAAAGCCGGGTTCCAGGAAAAATTCGGTGCCAAATTTGTTCGCGGTAAGGAAATTTGCGATTTTAATTTTACAGATCAGTTTAGCGAAGGCTGGAACTGGACCTGGCAAGTGCCACGCAGTCAATTTGATCAGATTCTTTCGCAAACCGTTGCTTCAATGGGAGTTGATGTGGAACACGAAACAGCAGTTACTAAAATTGAATTTCACGGAACGGATTCTGTAACAACTGTTGTAGATAAAGAAGGCAAAGAAAAACACATAGAAGCAAAATATATTGTTGATGCAAGTGGCTACGGAAGAGTGATTCCCCGTATGTTTAATTTGGATAAACCTTCAAATTTTGAGCCCCGTAAAACACATTTCACTCACTTTAAAGATCTGAAACGTCCTGAGGGTGTGGATGGCAATCGTATAACGGTTGTGGTGCATGAGCCCCGTACCTGGATCTGGATCATTCCTTTTTCAAATGGGGTGACATCCGTTGGGTTTGTTGCTGATCCCGAATTTTACAAGGATCTGCCACAAGATCCTACTGAAAGAATGAAAGCCATCATTCATAAGGACGATAATACAAGAGAGCGTTTTAGTGATGCAGAAATGATGTTTGAACCGCGCAGCATTGAAGGGTATGCGATTTCCACCAAACAATTATTTGGAGACGGTTTTGTGCTTTGTGGAAATGCTACAGAATTTTTAGATCCTATTTTTTCTTCAGGTGTTACTTTCGCCATGGAATCAGGAAATAAAGCAGGTAAACTTGTTTGCGATTTTTTAAATGGAAAATCTGTCGACTGGCAAACGCAATACACCGATCACATGATGCAAGGAATAAACACTTTCCGTTCTTACGTGGCGGCCTGGTACACAGGTGATCTTCACGATGTTTTCTTTTCTGAAAATCCGGATCCCGAATTTAAAAAACAAATTTGTTCGGTATTAGCAGGGTATGTTTGGGATCTTGAAAATCCATTCGTGAAAAAACACGACAAGGCCATTGCTTCCCTGGCGAAAATTATCCGTCACAGAAAAGTAATAAATTAA
- a CDS encoding glycerol acyltransferase, whose amino-acid sequence MIEQKRSDFAQEIDFEDIRVFYDEEVNEVTKKLIHDPVFMPMINYLWPDMTFEEVKEKAERVQSNRDFQLEFMHGAIRRIIEMSSTGLTSSGFEQLDPNKGYLFVGNHRDILLDAAILQVLLVEHGMPTSEITFGSNLKEKGFVTDFGKLNRMFTVQREGTSKELYEISKKLSAYIRHTIVDKVVSVWIAQRNGRTKDGHDTTQSGLLKMLNISGKKSFSENFAQLAIVPITISYEYEPCDHLKVQELYLSSLHTKYTKAQGEDLNSIVTGIKQFKGRIHMSVGTPIEEKEYQYIDKIINENDKIKALTAMIDKRIHHDYKLYPVNHIACDILHETNLFESFYSEEEKNNFIKYMEEKISLIEGEKDVLRNLFLKMYAQPTINKIHLNENN is encoded by the coding sequence ATGATTGAACAAAAAAGGAGCGATTTTGCGCAGGAAATTGATTTCGAGGACATCCGGGTTTTTTATGACGAAGAGGTAAACGAGGTTACTAAAAAATTAATTCACGATCCGGTTTTTATGCCGATGATAAATTATCTGTGGCCGGATATGACTTTTGAAGAAGTTAAGGAGAAAGCAGAACGTGTGCAAAGTAACAGAGACTTTCAACTCGAATTTATGCACGGTGCTATTCGCCGGATAATCGAAATGAGCTCTACAGGCCTTACGAGCAGTGGTTTTGAACAGCTGGATCCAAACAAGGGCTATCTTTTTGTAGGAAATCATCGCGACATTTTATTAGACGCGGCCATCCTGCAGGTGCTTTTGGTAGAACATGGCATGCCCACTTCAGAAATTACCTTTGGAAGTAATTTAAAAGAAAAAGGCTTTGTAACTGACTTTGGCAAATTGAACCGTATGTTCACGGTTCAGCGCGAAGGAACCAGCAAAGAGCTTTACGAAATTTCAAAAAAATTATCGGCTTATATTCGTCACACCATCGTTGACAAAGTTGTTTCTGTTTGGATTGCTCAACGCAATGGCCGGACAAAAGATGGTCACGATACAACTCAGAGCGGGCTTTTAAAAATGCTGAACATCAGCGGCAAAAAAAGTTTTTCTGAAAATTTTGCCCAGCTGGCAATTGTTCCTATTACGATCTCTTATGAATACGAACCCTGCGATCATTTGAAAGTTCAGGAACTTTATTTATCCAGTCTGCATACCAAGTATACTAAAGCCCAGGGAGAAGACCTCAACAGTATTGTTACCGGCATTAAACAATTTAAGGGAAGAATTCATATGAGTGTGGGTACTCCTATTGAAGAAAAAGAATACCAGTACATTGATAAAATCATTAACGAGAATGATAAAATCAAAGCTTTAACAGCTATGATAGACAAGCGCATTCACCATGATTACAAGCTTTACCCCGTTAATCACATTGCATGCGACATACTTCACGAAACCAACTTATTTGAATCGTTTTACAGCGAAGAGGAAAAAAATAATTTCATTAAATACATGGAAGAAAAAATTTCGCTTATTGAAGGCGAGAAAGATGTTCTTCGAAACTTGTTTTTAAAGATGTATGCTCAGCCAACCATAAATAAAATTCATCTGAACGAGAATAATTAA